One genomic segment of Primulina tabacum isolate GXHZ01 chromosome 9, ASM2559414v2, whole genome shotgun sequence includes these proteins:
- the LOC142556335 gene encoding protein NSP-INTERACTING KINASE 3-like isoform X3 has product MENWDATSVDPCSWRMVTCSQDGYVSSLGLPSLSLSGTLSSRIGNLTNLQSVLLQNNNITGPFLDVIGKLEKLQTLDLSNNKLFGEIPDSVGNLKNLNYLRLNNNSLRGLVPNSLAKVESLTLVDLSFNNLSGPLPKISARTFKVVGNPLICGLTSQNNCSVLYPESPFPPDAVKEQSNLGAKRHVAIAFRTSFATVISIIIIVGLLSWWRCRHNQQIFFDVNEQYDREVRLGHLREYTFKELRAATSHFNSKNILGKGGFGIVYKGQLHDGTVVAVKRLKDYSAVGGEIQFQTEVELISLAVHRNLLRIWGFCLTENERLLVYPYMPNGSVASRLKDHFHGRPVLDWFRRKRIALGTARGLTYLHEQCDPKIIHRDVKAANILLDEDFEAVVGDFGLAKLLDHRDSHVTTAVRGTVGHIAPEYLSTGQSSEKTDVFGFGILLLELITGLKAVDFGRVTNQKGVMLDWVKKLHQEGKPNLMVDKDLENNFDRMELHEMVQVALFCTHFNPSHRPKMSEVLRMLEGDGLAEKWEQLQNFETPRYRSSECRSQRYSDFIEESSLVVEAIELSGPR; this is encoded by the exons ATGGAGAATTGGGATGCGACTTCTGTAGATCCTTGTAGCTGGAGGATGGTCACCTGTTCCCAGGATGGCTATGTTTCTTCTCT AGGGCTACCTAGCCTGAGCTTGTCTGGAACCTTGTCGTCTAGGATTGGAAATCTTACTAATCTGCAGTCTGT GTTGCtgcaaaataataatattacagGTCCTTTTCTGGATGTCATTGGAAAATTAGAAAAGCTTCAAACACTTGATTTGTCCAACAACAAGCTGTTTGGTGAAATACCTGATTCTGTTGGCAATCTGAAGAACTTGAATTATCT GCGTCTTAACAACAACAGCCTCAGGGGACTGGTGCCCAACTCTCTTGCCAAAGTCGAAAGCCTTACCCTTGT GGACCTTTCTTTCAATAATTTAAGTGGTCCTTTGCCAAAAATTTCTGCTCGAACATTTAA AGTAGTCGGAAATCCTTTGATTTGTGGGCTAACTTCGCAGAACAATTGCTCTGTACTCTATCCAGAATCGCCATTCCCACCAGATGCTGTTAAAG AACAATCAAACTTGGGAGCAAAACGCCATGTTGCCATTGCTTTTAGAACGAGCTTTGCCACTGTGATTTCAATAATCATTATTGTTGGCTTGCTCAGTTGGTGGAGATGCCGACACAATCAGCAGATTTTCTTCGATGTTAATG AACAATATGATCGGGAGGTACGTTTAGGCCACTTAAGAGAATATACATTTAAGGAACTCCGAGCTGCAACGAGCCATTTCAACTCAAAGAATATACTGGGGAAGGGAGGATTTGGTATTGTATACAAAGGCCAGTTGCATGATGGGACTGTGGTGGCTGTCAAAAGGTTAAAGGATTACAGTGCTGTGGGTGGTGAAATACAGTTCCAGACAGAAGTAGAGTTGATCAGTCTGGCTGTTCACAGAAATCTTCTCCGCATTTGGGGGTTTTGCCTGACTGAAAATGAACGTCTTCTCGTTTACCCATATATGCCAAATGGAAGCGTTGCATCTCGACTAAAAG ATCATTTTCATGGAAGGCCAGTTTTAGACTGGTTCCGGCGTAAAAGGATAGCATTGGGCACAGCACGGGGCTTGACATATTTACATGAGCAATGTGACCCTAAGATTATACATCGTGATGTCAAAGCAGCCAACATTTTGTTGGATGAGGACTTTGAGGCAGTTGTTGGAGACTTTGGACTGGCAAAGCTTTTAGACCATCGGGATTCTCATGTGACAACCGCAGTCCGTGGAACTGTTGGCCACATTGCTCCGGAATATCTATCAACTGGTCAGTCATCTGAAAAAACAGATGTTTTTGGGTTTGGAATCTTGCTTCTTGAGTTGATAACTGGCCTGAAGGCTGTGGACTTTGGGCGGGTGACCAACCAGAAAGGAGTGATGCTGGATTGG GTAAAGAAGCTCCATCAGGAAGGGAAGCCAAACCTTATGGTGGACAAAGATTTAGAAAACAATTTTGACAGGATGGAGTTGCATGAAATGGTGCAAGTAGCGCTCTTTTGTACTCATTTCAATCCATCTCATCGCCCCAAGATGTCGGAAGTATTGAGGATGTTAGAAGGCGATGGTTTAGCTGAAAAATGGGAGCAGTTACAAAATTTCGAGACTCCAAGGTACCGTTCATCTGAGTGTCGTTCTCAAAGATATTCCGATTTCATCGAGGAGTCATCACTTGTGGTTGAGGCTATAGAACTCTCGGGCCCAAGATAG
- the LOC142556335 gene encoding protein NSP-INTERACTING KINASE 3-like isoform X1, whose product MERLIYLLSSLVLFMLVEGSYSILSPSGVNYEVVALIAIKSDLHDPYNVMENWDATSVDPCSWRMVTCSQDGYVSSLGLPSLSLSGTLSSRIGNLTNLQSVLLQNNNITGPFLDVIGKLEKLQTLDLSNNKLFGEIPDSVGNLKNLNYLRLNNNSLRGLVPNSLAKVESLTLVDLSFNNLSGPLPKISARTFKVVGNPLICGLTSQNNCSVLYPESPFPPDAVKEQSNLGAKRHVAIAFRTSFATVISIIIIVGLLSWWRCRHNQQIFFDVNEQYDREVRLGHLREYTFKELRAATSHFNSKNILGKGGFGIVYKGQLHDGTVVAVKRLKDYSAVGGEIQFQTEVELISLAVHRNLLRIWGFCLTENERLLVYPYMPNGSVASRLKDHFHGRPVLDWFRRKRIALGTARGLTYLHEQCDPKIIHRDVKAANILLDEDFEAVVGDFGLAKLLDHRDSHVTTAVRGTVGHIAPEYLSTGQSSEKTDVFGFGILLLELITGLKAVDFGRVTNQKGVMLDWVKKLHQEGKPNLMVDKDLENNFDRMELHEMVQVALFCTHFNPSHRPKMSEVLRMLEGDGLAEKWEQLQNFETPRYRSSECRSQRYSDFIEESSLVVEAIELSGPR is encoded by the exons ATGGAAAGGTTGATTTATCTGTTATCGAGCTTGGTGCTTTTTATGTTGGTGGAGGGCTCTTATTCAATTCTATCTCCTTCTGGAGTAAATTATGAAG TTGTAGCTTTGATAGCTATAAAGAGTGATTTACATGATCCGTATAATGTGATGGAGAATTGGGATGCGACTTCTGTAGATCCTTGTAGCTGGAGGATGGTCACCTGTTCCCAGGATGGCTATGTTTCTTCTCT AGGGCTACCTAGCCTGAGCTTGTCTGGAACCTTGTCGTCTAGGATTGGAAATCTTACTAATCTGCAGTCTGT GTTGCtgcaaaataataatattacagGTCCTTTTCTGGATGTCATTGGAAAATTAGAAAAGCTTCAAACACTTGATTTGTCCAACAACAAGCTGTTTGGTGAAATACCTGATTCTGTTGGCAATCTGAAGAACTTGAATTATCT GCGTCTTAACAACAACAGCCTCAGGGGACTGGTGCCCAACTCTCTTGCCAAAGTCGAAAGCCTTACCCTTGT GGACCTTTCTTTCAATAATTTAAGTGGTCCTTTGCCAAAAATTTCTGCTCGAACATTTAA AGTAGTCGGAAATCCTTTGATTTGTGGGCTAACTTCGCAGAACAATTGCTCTGTACTCTATCCAGAATCGCCATTCCCACCAGATGCTGTTAAAG AACAATCAAACTTGGGAGCAAAACGCCATGTTGCCATTGCTTTTAGAACGAGCTTTGCCACTGTGATTTCAATAATCATTATTGTTGGCTTGCTCAGTTGGTGGAGATGCCGACACAATCAGCAGATTTTCTTCGATGTTAATG AACAATATGATCGGGAGGTACGTTTAGGCCACTTAAGAGAATATACATTTAAGGAACTCCGAGCTGCAACGAGCCATTTCAACTCAAAGAATATACTGGGGAAGGGAGGATTTGGTATTGTATACAAAGGCCAGTTGCATGATGGGACTGTGGTGGCTGTCAAAAGGTTAAAGGATTACAGTGCTGTGGGTGGTGAAATACAGTTCCAGACAGAAGTAGAGTTGATCAGTCTGGCTGTTCACAGAAATCTTCTCCGCATTTGGGGGTTTTGCCTGACTGAAAATGAACGTCTTCTCGTTTACCCATATATGCCAAATGGAAGCGTTGCATCTCGACTAAAAG ATCATTTTCATGGAAGGCCAGTTTTAGACTGGTTCCGGCGTAAAAGGATAGCATTGGGCACAGCACGGGGCTTGACATATTTACATGAGCAATGTGACCCTAAGATTATACATCGTGATGTCAAAGCAGCCAACATTTTGTTGGATGAGGACTTTGAGGCAGTTGTTGGAGACTTTGGACTGGCAAAGCTTTTAGACCATCGGGATTCTCATGTGACAACCGCAGTCCGTGGAACTGTTGGCCACATTGCTCCGGAATATCTATCAACTGGTCAGTCATCTGAAAAAACAGATGTTTTTGGGTTTGGAATCTTGCTTCTTGAGTTGATAACTGGCCTGAAGGCTGTGGACTTTGGGCGGGTGACCAACCAGAAAGGAGTGATGCTGGATTGG GTAAAGAAGCTCCATCAGGAAGGGAAGCCAAACCTTATGGTGGACAAAGATTTAGAAAACAATTTTGACAGGATGGAGTTGCATGAAATGGTGCAAGTAGCGCTCTTTTGTACTCATTTCAATCCATCTCATCGCCCCAAGATGTCGGAAGTATTGAGGATGTTAGAAGGCGATGGTTTAGCTGAAAAATGGGAGCAGTTACAAAATTTCGAGACTCCAAGGTACCGTTCATCTGAGTGTCGTTCTCAAAGATATTCCGATTTCATCGAGGAGTCATCACTTGTGGTTGAGGCTATAGAACTCTCGGGCCCAAGATAG
- the LOC142556334 gene encoding ATP-citrate synthase alpha chain protein 3-like — protein YAVKNYLFLLSFGLQTSASLKFTVLNPKGRIWTTVAGGGASVIYADTVGDLGFASELGNYAEYSGAPNEEEVLQYARVVIDCATADPDGQKRALVIGGGIANFTDVAATFNGIVRALKEKESKLKAAKMSLYVRRGGPNYQRGLARMRTLGEEMGIPIEVYGPEATMTGICKQAIECITAAA, from the exons TATGCTGTAAAGAATTATTTGTTTCTCTTATCATTTGGCCTTCAGACCAGCGCATCTCTAAAGTTCACAGTCTTGAACCCAAAAGGACGAATCTGGACTACGGTTGCTGGAGGAGGCGCTAGTGTTATCTATGCAGACACC GTTGGTGATCTTGGCTTTGCCTCTGAGCTCGGGAACTACGCAGAATACAGTGGTGCTCCCAATGAAGAAGAAGTCCTGCAGTATGCCAGAGTTGTAATTGAT TGTGCAACTGCCGATCCTGATGGTCAGAAACGAGCCCTCGTGATAGGTGGTGGGATCGCCAATTTCACTGATGTCGCTGCCACGTTTAATGGAATCGTTCGAGCTCTGAAAGAAAAG GAATCAAAACTTAAGGCAGCAAAAATGAGTCTGTACGTTCGAAGGGGTGGTCCGAATTACCAGAGAGGTCTTGCCAGGATGAGAACTCTCGGAGAAGAAATGGGCATTCCTATAGAGGTCTATGGACCTGAGGCAACCATGACCGGTATATGCAAACAAGCCATTGAATGCATCACTGCAGCTGCCTGA
- the LOC142556335 gene encoding protein NSP-INTERACTING KINASE 3-like isoform X2, which yields MERLIYLLSSLVLFMLVEGSYSILSPSGVNYEVVALIAIKSDLHDPYNVMENWDATSVDPCSWRMVTCSQDGYVSSLGLPSLSLSGTLSSRIGNLTNLQSVLLQNNNITGPFLDVIGKLEKLQTLDLSNNKLFGEIPDSVGNLKNLNYLRLNNNSLRGLVPNSLAKVESLTLVVVGNPLICGLTSQNNCSVLYPESPFPPDAVKEQSNLGAKRHVAIAFRTSFATVISIIIIVGLLSWWRCRHNQQIFFDVNEQYDREVRLGHLREYTFKELRAATSHFNSKNILGKGGFGIVYKGQLHDGTVVAVKRLKDYSAVGGEIQFQTEVELISLAVHRNLLRIWGFCLTENERLLVYPYMPNGSVASRLKDHFHGRPVLDWFRRKRIALGTARGLTYLHEQCDPKIIHRDVKAANILLDEDFEAVVGDFGLAKLLDHRDSHVTTAVRGTVGHIAPEYLSTGQSSEKTDVFGFGILLLELITGLKAVDFGRVTNQKGVMLDWVKKLHQEGKPNLMVDKDLENNFDRMELHEMVQVALFCTHFNPSHRPKMSEVLRMLEGDGLAEKWEQLQNFETPRYRSSECRSQRYSDFIEESSLVVEAIELSGPR from the exons ATGGAAAGGTTGATTTATCTGTTATCGAGCTTGGTGCTTTTTATGTTGGTGGAGGGCTCTTATTCAATTCTATCTCCTTCTGGAGTAAATTATGAAG TTGTAGCTTTGATAGCTATAAAGAGTGATTTACATGATCCGTATAATGTGATGGAGAATTGGGATGCGACTTCTGTAGATCCTTGTAGCTGGAGGATGGTCACCTGTTCCCAGGATGGCTATGTTTCTTCTCT AGGGCTACCTAGCCTGAGCTTGTCTGGAACCTTGTCGTCTAGGATTGGAAATCTTACTAATCTGCAGTCTGT GTTGCtgcaaaataataatattacagGTCCTTTTCTGGATGTCATTGGAAAATTAGAAAAGCTTCAAACACTTGATTTGTCCAACAACAAGCTGTTTGGTGAAATACCTGATTCTGTTGGCAATCTGAAGAACTTGAATTATCT GCGTCTTAACAACAACAGCCTCAGGGGACTGGTGCCCAACTCTCTTGCCAAAGTCGAAAGCCTTACCCTTGT AGTAGTCGGAAATCCTTTGATTTGTGGGCTAACTTCGCAGAACAATTGCTCTGTACTCTATCCAGAATCGCCATTCCCACCAGATGCTGTTAAAG AACAATCAAACTTGGGAGCAAAACGCCATGTTGCCATTGCTTTTAGAACGAGCTTTGCCACTGTGATTTCAATAATCATTATTGTTGGCTTGCTCAGTTGGTGGAGATGCCGACACAATCAGCAGATTTTCTTCGATGTTAATG AACAATATGATCGGGAGGTACGTTTAGGCCACTTAAGAGAATATACATTTAAGGAACTCCGAGCTGCAACGAGCCATTTCAACTCAAAGAATATACTGGGGAAGGGAGGATTTGGTATTGTATACAAAGGCCAGTTGCATGATGGGACTGTGGTGGCTGTCAAAAGGTTAAAGGATTACAGTGCTGTGGGTGGTGAAATACAGTTCCAGACAGAAGTAGAGTTGATCAGTCTGGCTGTTCACAGAAATCTTCTCCGCATTTGGGGGTTTTGCCTGACTGAAAATGAACGTCTTCTCGTTTACCCATATATGCCAAATGGAAGCGTTGCATCTCGACTAAAAG ATCATTTTCATGGAAGGCCAGTTTTAGACTGGTTCCGGCGTAAAAGGATAGCATTGGGCACAGCACGGGGCTTGACATATTTACATGAGCAATGTGACCCTAAGATTATACATCGTGATGTCAAAGCAGCCAACATTTTGTTGGATGAGGACTTTGAGGCAGTTGTTGGAGACTTTGGACTGGCAAAGCTTTTAGACCATCGGGATTCTCATGTGACAACCGCAGTCCGTGGAACTGTTGGCCACATTGCTCCGGAATATCTATCAACTGGTCAGTCATCTGAAAAAACAGATGTTTTTGGGTTTGGAATCTTGCTTCTTGAGTTGATAACTGGCCTGAAGGCTGTGGACTTTGGGCGGGTGACCAACCAGAAAGGAGTGATGCTGGATTGG GTAAAGAAGCTCCATCAGGAAGGGAAGCCAAACCTTATGGTGGACAAAGATTTAGAAAACAATTTTGACAGGATGGAGTTGCATGAAATGGTGCAAGTAGCGCTCTTTTGTACTCATTTCAATCCATCTCATCGCCCCAAGATGTCGGAAGTATTGAGGATGTTAGAAGGCGATGGTTTAGCTGAAAAATGGGAGCAGTTACAAAATTTCGAGACTCCAAGGTACCGTTCATCTGAGTGTCGTTCTCAAAGATATTCCGATTTCATCGAGGAGTCATCACTTGTGGTTGAGGCTATAGAACTCTCGGGCCCAAGATAG